Proteins encoded within one genomic window of Couchioplanes caeruleus:
- the prcA gene encoding proteasome subunit alpha has protein sequence MAMQFYASPEQVQRDRSEYARKGIARGRSAVVLTYEGGILLVAENLTSLRKISELYDKIGFAAVGRYNEFESLRRAGVRMADLNGLAYDRRDVTGRALANAYTQTLGAIFSETQKPYEVEICVAQVGASPEADELYRITYDGSVMDEPGFMAMGGSAEAISTVLKERHDVTADLPTALALAVKGLGSVGGENGAARELGASQLEVAVLDRRRKGRAFRRIVGAAVETLLGGGKDQPEPEVGEAGDTAPPAQGDDKPTVSAASVDLEGKPDESGDKS, from the coding sequence GTGGCCATGCAGTTCTACGCTTCGCCCGAGCAGGTCCAGCGGGACCGCTCGGAGTACGCCCGCAAGGGCATCGCCCGCGGTCGTTCCGCCGTCGTGCTCACGTACGAGGGCGGCATCCTGCTGGTCGCCGAGAACCTCACCTCGCTGCGCAAGATCAGCGAGCTGTACGACAAGATCGGTTTCGCGGCCGTCGGCCGCTACAACGAGTTCGAGAGCCTGCGCCGCGCCGGCGTGCGGATGGCCGACCTCAACGGCCTCGCATACGACCGGCGCGACGTGACCGGCCGCGCGCTCGCGAACGCCTACACCCAGACGCTCGGCGCGATCTTCTCCGAAACGCAGAAGCCTTACGAGGTGGAGATCTGCGTGGCGCAGGTCGGCGCCTCGCCGGAGGCCGACGAGCTGTACCGCATCACCTACGACGGCTCGGTCATGGACGAGCCGGGCTTCATGGCGATGGGCGGCTCGGCGGAGGCCATCTCCACCGTCCTCAAAGAGCGCCACGACGTCACGGCGGACCTGCCGACGGCGCTGGCGCTGGCGGTCAAGGGCCTGGGCAGCGTCGGCGGAGAGAACGGCGCCGCGCGCGAGCTGGGCGCCTCCCAGCTCGAGGTTGCCGTGCTGGACCGGCGCCGCAAGGGTCGCGCCTTCCGGCGGATCGTCGGCGCGGCGGTGGAGACGCTGCTCGGCGGCGGCAAGGACCAGCCGGAGCCCGAGGTGGGCGAGGCGGGCGACACCGCGCCGCCGGCTCAGGGCGACGACAAGCCCACGGTCTCGGCCGCCTCGGTCGACCTCGAGGGCAAGCCCGACGAGTCCGGCGACAAGTCCTGA
- the rfbB gene encoding dTDP-glucose 4,6-dehydratase — protein sequence MKVLVTGGAGFIGSAFVRGVLTDTLPGLEGAHVTVVDKLTYAGSLANLAPVATSGRLDVVPGDVCDPALVEAVMRRHEGVVHFAAESHVDRSIRAAAEFAMTNVVGTQVLLDAALRHGVERFVHVSTDEVYGSIPSGSWTESSPVAPNSPYAATKAGADLLALSYHRTHGLPVTVTRCANNYGPYQHPEKLIPRFVTNLLEGRTVPLYGDGSQVRDWIHVDDHCRATALVLERGKPGEVYHVGGGQELTNRELTGLLLRACGADWDRVVQVEDRKGHDRRYALDDSRLRDELGYRPEVDFAGGLAATVRWYRDNPGWWRPLVID from the coding sequence ATGAAAGTTCTGGTCACCGGGGGCGCCGGGTTCATCGGCTCGGCATTCGTCCGCGGCGTCCTGACGGACACGCTGCCGGGCCTGGAGGGCGCTCACGTCACGGTCGTCGACAAGCTGACGTACGCGGGCAGCCTCGCCAATCTGGCACCGGTCGCCACGAGCGGACGCCTCGACGTCGTCCCGGGTGACGTGTGCGACCCGGCGCTGGTCGAAGCGGTGATGCGCCGGCACGAGGGCGTCGTGCACTTCGCCGCCGAATCCCATGTCGACCGCTCCATCCGGGCGGCGGCCGAGTTCGCCATGACCAACGTGGTGGGCACCCAGGTGTTGCTGGACGCGGCGCTACGGCACGGCGTCGAACGGTTCGTCCACGTCTCGACGGACGAGGTCTACGGCTCGATCCCGTCCGGGTCCTGGACGGAGTCCTCGCCGGTGGCGCCCAACTCGCCGTACGCGGCGACGAAGGCCGGGGCGGACCTGCTCGCGCTCTCCTACCACCGGACCCACGGGCTGCCGGTGACGGTGACCAGATGCGCCAACAACTACGGCCCGTACCAGCATCCGGAGAAACTGATCCCGCGCTTCGTGACCAACCTGCTGGAGGGCCGGACGGTCCCGCTCTACGGCGACGGCTCGCAGGTCCGCGACTGGATCCACGTCGACGACCACTGCCGCGCCACGGCCCTGGTCCTGGAGCGCGGAAAGCCCGGCGAGGTCTACCACGTCGGCGGCGGTCAGGAGCTGACGAACCGGGAGCTGACCGGTCTGCTCCTGCGGGCCTGCGGCGCGGACTGGGACCGGGTGGTCCAGGTCGAGGACCGTAAGGGCCACGACCGCCGCTACGCGCTCGACGACAGCCGCCTGCGCGACGAGCTCGGCTACCGGCCCGAGGTGGACTTCGCCGGCGGCCTGGCGGCGACCGTCCGGTGGTACCGCGACAACCCGGGCTGGTGGCGGCCCCTCGTCATCGACTGA
- the pafA gene encoding Pup--protein ligase, with product MERRIFGLETEYGVTCTYRGQRRLSPDEVARYLFRRVVSWGRSSNVFLRNGARLYLDVGSHPEYATPECDSVTDLVAHDRAGERILEGLLVDAEKRLHDEGIAGEIYLFKNNTDSAGNSYGCHENYLVSRHGEFGRLADVLIPFLVTRQLICGAGKVLQTPRGAVFCLSQRAEHIWEGVSSATTRSRPIINTRDEPHADAERYRRLHVIVGDSNMNEVTTLLKVGSADIVLRMIEAGVVMRDLTLENPIRAIREVSHDVTGRRKIRLANNKEVSALEIQQEYLAKATEFVERRGGDQTAKRVVELWGRVLSAIESGDLDPVSREIDWVSKLKLIERYQAKHEIPMSHPRIAQLDLAYHDVRRGRGLYALMEKRKQVDRISNDLEIFEAKETPPQTTRARLRGEFIRHAQEKRRDFTVDWVHLKLNDQAQRTVLCKDPFRAYDERVERLIASM from the coding sequence ATGGAACGGCGAATTTTCGGCCTCGAAACCGAGTACGGAGTCACGTGCACCTACCGGGGACAGCGGCGGCTGTCGCCCGACGAGGTGGCCCGCTATCTGTTCCGCCGAGTGGTGTCCTGGGGACGCAGCAGCAATGTCTTCCTCCGCAACGGTGCCCGCCTGTATCTCGACGTCGGTTCCCACCCCGAGTACGCGACCCCCGAGTGCGACTCCGTCACCGACCTGGTGGCCCATGACCGCGCCGGCGAGCGCATCCTCGAGGGCCTGCTGGTCGATGCCGAGAAGCGGCTGCACGACGAGGGGATCGCGGGGGAGATCTACCTTTTCAAGAACAACACCGATTCCGCCGGCAACTCCTACGGCTGCCACGAGAACTACCTCGTGTCCCGGCACGGCGAGTTCGGCCGCCTCGCCGACGTCCTGATCCCGTTCCTCGTCACCCGGCAGTTGATCTGCGGCGCCGGCAAGGTCCTGCAGACGCCGCGCGGCGCGGTGTTCTGCCTGTCGCAGCGCGCCGAGCACATCTGGGAGGGCGTCTCCAGCGCCACCACGCGCAGCCGGCCCATCATCAACACCCGGGACGAGCCGCACGCCGACGCCGAGCGCTACCGCCGCCTGCACGTCATCGTCGGTGACTCCAACATGAACGAGGTCACCACGCTGCTCAAGGTCGGCAGCGCCGACATCGTGCTGCGGATGATCGAGGCCGGCGTGGTCATGCGTGACCTCACCCTGGAGAACCCGATCCGGGCCATCCGGGAGGTCAGCCACGACGTCACCGGGCGGCGCAAGATCCGGCTGGCGAACAACAAGGAGGTCAGCGCTCTCGAGATCCAGCAGGAGTATCTCGCCAAGGCGACCGAGTTCGTCGAGCGGCGCGGCGGCGACCAGACCGCCAAGCGCGTCGTCGAGCTCTGGGGGCGGGTGCTCAGCGCGATCGAGAGCGGCGACCTGGACCCGGTCTCGCGCGAGATCGACTGGGTGTCGAAGCTGAAGCTGATCGAGCGGTACCAGGCCAAGCACGAGATCCCGATGTCGCACCCGCGGATCGCCCAGCTCGACCTCGCGTACCACGACGTGCGCCGCGGCCGCGGCCTGTACGCGCTGATGGAGAAGCGCAAGCAGGTGGACCGCATCTCCAACGACCTGGAGATCTTCGAGGCCAAGGAGACGCCGCCGCAGACCACCCGGGCGCGGCTGCGCGGCGAGTTCATCCGCCACGCCCAGGAGAAGCGGCGCGACTTCACCGTCGACTGGGTGCACCTCAAGCTCAACGACCAGGCGCAGCGCACCGTGCTGTGCAAGGACCCGTTCCGGGCGTACGACGAGCGGGTGGAGCGCCTGATCGCCAGCATGTGA
- a CDS encoding O-methyltransferase, with protein sequence MSDIIDPAISDYLLAHCTPADDALRELAAETRAAFPDDVVMQISQDEGQLLTLLVRLTGARVAVEVGVFTGYSAICIARGLAEGGSLLACDVSEEWTGVARRYWKQAGVADRIDLRIAPAIETLRALPRDPVVDFAFIDADKTGYLAYYEELVPRLRSGGLIVLDNVLQGGRVVADGPQSESVVAIREVNDRVVADDRVESVMLPVRDGVTLIRRR encoded by the coding sequence ATGTCTGACATCATCGATCCCGCGATCAGCGACTACCTCCTGGCCCACTGCACGCCCGCCGACGACGCCCTGCGTGAGCTGGCCGCCGAGACCCGGGCGGCTTTTCCGGACGACGTCGTCATGCAGATCAGTCAGGACGAGGGTCAGCTCCTCACGCTGCTCGTCCGCCTGACCGGGGCGCGGGTCGCCGTCGAGGTCGGTGTCTTCACCGGCTATTCGGCCATCTGCATCGCCCGGGGGCTGGCCGAGGGCGGGAGCCTGCTCGCGTGCGACGTCTCCGAGGAGTGGACCGGGGTGGCCCGCCGCTACTGGAAGCAGGCGGGGGTGGCGGACCGCATCGACCTGCGGATCGCGCCGGCGATAGAGACGCTGCGGGCGCTGCCCCGCGATCCGGTCGTCGACTTCGCCTTCATCGACGCCGACAAGACCGGATACCTCGCCTACTACGAGGAGCTCGTGCCGCGGCTGCGCTCCGGCGGCCTGATCGTGCTCGACAACGTGCTGCAGGGCGGGCGGGTGGTGGCCGACGGCCCGCAGTCCGAGTCCGTCGTCGCGATCCGCGAGGTCAACGACCGGGTGGTGGCCGACGACCGGGTCGAGTCGGTGATGCTGCCGGTCCGCGACGGCGTGACCCTGATCCGCCGCCGCTAG
- a CDS encoding DUF3866 family protein, with translation MVRWRSGIVSSVRRDWHGAVELEVGTGDGPVKALAYPELTGAPRPGDRVLLNVGALVMGLGTGGYALVVALPDRLPPDPVADGTTRDSGHLVKARYTPLQPILLGVDEEASPHRPAMEAASGLDDMPVVTADLHSALPAILAGVHADRPDARVAYVMTDGGALPAWFSRTLDGLRDTLAGTVTTGQAFGGDLEASTVHAALLAARHVLHADVTIVAQGPGNLGTGTAWGFSGVAVGEAVNAVVALGGRPVGSLRISDADGRARHRGVSHHSLTAYGKVALVPADLPVPADLPADLAKEVTDALAPLTTLHRVVEVPTDGLDAALQASPVKLSTMGRGLAEDHAYFVAAAAAGRHAATLLAV, from the coding sequence ATGGTGCGCTGGCGGTCGGGAATCGTTTCTTCGGTACGGCGGGATTGGCACGGCGCCGTCGAGCTGGAGGTCGGCACCGGCGACGGCCCGGTCAAGGCGCTCGCCTACCCGGAGCTGACCGGCGCGCCGCGCCCCGGCGACCGCGTCCTGCTGAACGTGGGCGCGCTGGTGATGGGTCTGGGCACCGGCGGCTATGCCCTGGTCGTGGCGCTGCCCGACCGGCTGCCCCCGGACCCGGTAGCCGACGGCACCACCCGCGACAGCGGCCATCTGGTCAAGGCGCGGTACACCCCCCTGCAGCCCATCCTGCTCGGGGTGGACGAGGAGGCGTCACCGCACCGCCCGGCGATGGAGGCCGCGAGCGGCCTGGACGACATGCCGGTCGTCACCGCCGACCTGCACTCCGCGCTGCCGGCGATCCTCGCCGGCGTCCACGCCGACCGGCCCGACGCGCGGGTGGCGTACGTGATGACCGACGGTGGCGCGCTGCCCGCCTGGTTCTCCCGCACGCTCGACGGCCTGCGCGACACGCTGGCCGGCACCGTGACGACCGGTCAGGCCTTCGGCGGCGACCTGGAGGCGAGCACGGTCCACGCCGCCCTGCTCGCCGCCCGGCACGTGCTGCACGCGGACGTCACCATCGTCGCCCAGGGGCCGGGCAACCTGGGTACGGGCACGGCGTGGGGCTTCTCGGGCGTGGCGGTGGGCGAGGCGGTCAACGCGGTGGTGGCGCTCGGCGGCCGGCCCGTCGGCTCGCTGCGGATCTCGGACGCCGACGGCCGGGCCCGGCACCGGGGGGTCTCGCACCACAGCCTCACCGCGTACGGAAAGGTGGCGCTGGTCCCCGCCGACCTGCCGGTGCCCGCCGACCTGCCCGCGGACCTGGCCAAGGAGGTCACCGACGCCCTCGCGCCACTGACCACCCTGCACCGGGTCGTGGAGGTGCCCACCGACGGCCTGGACGCGGCGCTGCAGGCAAGCCCGGTGAAGCTGTCGACGATGGGCCGCGGCCTGGCCGAGGACCACGCCTACTTCGTGGCGGCGGCCGCCGCCGGACGGCACGCCGCCACCCTGCTTGCGGTCTAG
- a CDS encoding helix-turn-helix transcriptional regulator has translation MSRTRTERLVNLVICLLSTRRFLTAAQIAATVPGYEHDPEDPRDHEAFQRKFERDKAELRELGVPLETGQASAFDTEQGYRIAHREYALPDIPLEPDEAAAVGIAARLWQHAGLAAAASSGLAKLRAAGVEVDPQATLGVEPVVTVDPAFAPLTGAARSRRAVTFSYRVPEVDEPSTRRLQPWGVVCWQGRWYVVGHDRDRDATRCFRLSRIVGQVRVVGPEGAFTPPEDVDLISHVARWSGPLERTGRATVVVRPGRAAGLRRLAVETVPGPGGDRLTIPYADVEWLASRLVGYGADVRADGPPELREAVIQQLKEVVARHEPARTGAPS, from the coding sequence GTGTCGCGGACCCGTACCGAACGCCTGGTGAACCTGGTGATCTGTCTGCTGTCCACGCGACGGTTCCTGACCGCCGCGCAGATCGCCGCGACCGTGCCCGGATACGAGCACGACCCCGAGGATCCGCGCGACCACGAGGCGTTCCAGCGCAAGTTCGAGCGCGACAAGGCCGAGCTGCGCGAGCTGGGCGTGCCGCTGGAGACGGGCCAGGCGAGCGCGTTCGACACCGAGCAGGGCTACCGGATCGCCCACCGCGAGTACGCGCTACCCGACATTCCGCTCGAACCGGATGAGGCCGCCGCCGTGGGCATCGCCGCACGGCTGTGGCAGCACGCCGGCCTCGCCGCCGCCGCGTCGTCCGGCCTCGCCAAGCTGCGGGCCGCCGGCGTCGAGGTCGACCCCCAGGCCACCCTCGGCGTCGAGCCGGTGGTGACCGTCGACCCGGCGTTCGCGCCGCTCACCGGGGCGGCGCGCTCGCGCCGCGCGGTGACCTTCTCCTATCGCGTGCCCGAGGTCGACGAGCCCTCCACCCGCCGGTTGCAGCCGTGGGGAGTGGTCTGTTGGCAGGGCCGCTGGTATGTCGTCGGCCACGACCGCGACCGCGACGCCACCCGCTGCTTCCGGCTGTCGCGCATCGTCGGCCAGGTGCGCGTCGTCGGCCCGGAGGGCGCGTTCACCCCGCCGGAGGACGTCGACCTGATCAGCCACGTCGCCCGCTGGTCCGGCCCGCTCGAGCGCACCGGCCGCGCCACCGTCGTGGTCCGGCCGGGCCGGGCCGCCGGGCTGCGCCGGCTGGCGGTGGAGACGGTGCCCGGCCCCGGCGGCGACCGGCTGACGATTCCGTACGCCGACGTCGAGTGGCTCGCCTCGCGGCTGGTCGGCTACGGCGCGGACGTGCGCGCCGACGGGCCGCCGGAGCTGCGCGAGGCCGTGATCCAGCAGCTCAAGGAGGTCGTGGCCCGGCACGAGCCGGCCCGCACCGGGGCGCCGTCGTGA
- a CDS encoding helix-turn-helix transcriptional regulator, translating into MTPQQRGPARASADRLGRLLNLVPYLLARPGIAVAEAAADFRITERQLREDLELLWVCGLPGYGPGDLIDMALDGDRVTITYDAGIDRPLRLNPDEALALVVALRMLAETPGIGSRDAIERALVKIESAAGDLGDAPVAVALPAATERLDAVRDIVERRRAMRITYYTAARDETTDRVVDPMRVLMVGNRAYLEAWCRRAEGTRLFRLDRIDAFTELDEPAAPPATAVPHDLRDGVFHPGPGLPLVTLRVGRGSRWITEYYPCEEVRRDGDEWVVTLRVTDLGWAQRFLLGMGPDVTVAAPAALVERIRAQATTALDQYAAPGPSTP; encoded by the coding sequence GTGACCCCGCAGCAGCGCGGCCCGGCGCGGGCCTCGGCCGACCGCCTGGGCCGGTTGCTCAACCTGGTGCCGTACCTGCTGGCCCGTCCGGGGATCGCGGTGGCGGAGGCCGCCGCCGACTTCCGGATCACCGAGCGTCAGCTCCGCGAGGACCTGGAGCTGCTCTGGGTCTGCGGCCTGCCCGGCTACGGCCCCGGCGACCTCATCGACATGGCGCTCGACGGCGACCGGGTGACCATCACCTACGACGCGGGCATCGACCGGCCGCTGCGGCTCAACCCGGACGAGGCTCTCGCGCTGGTGGTGGCGCTGCGGATGCTCGCCGAGACGCCCGGCATCGGGTCGCGGGACGCGATCGAGCGGGCCCTTGTCAAGATCGAGAGCGCCGCCGGGGACCTCGGCGACGCGCCGGTGGCCGTGGCGCTGCCCGCCGCCACCGAGCGTCTCGACGCCGTCCGGGACATCGTCGAGCGCCGCCGGGCCATGCGCATCACGTACTACACGGCCGCCCGCGACGAGACCACCGACCGCGTCGTCGACCCGATGCGGGTGCTGATGGTCGGCAACCGTGCCTACCTGGAAGCGTGGTGCCGGCGTGCCGAGGGCACCCGCCTGTTCCGCCTGGACCGCATCGACGCCTTCACCGAGCTGGACGAGCCGGCCGCGCCCCCGGCGACGGCGGTGCCGCACGACCTGCGCGACGGTGTCTTCCATCCGGGTCCTGGCCTGCCGCTGGTGACGCTGCGGGTGGGCCGCGGCAGCCGCTGGATCACCGAGTACTACCCGTGCGAGGAGGTCCGCCGCGACGGCGACGAGTGGGTGGTGACCCTGCGCGTGACCGATCTCGGCTGGGCGCAGCGGTTCCTGCTCGGGATGGGGCCGGACGTGACCGTGGCCGCTCCGGCGGCGCTGGTCGAGCGGATCCGCGCCCAGGCCACCACGGCACTCGACCAGTACGCGGCCCCCGGCCCCTCCACCCCCTAA
- the tatA gene encoding Sec-independent protein translocase subunit TatA, with product MNAIKPWHIIVVLVVLVLLFGAKRLPDAARSLGRSLRIIKAETKGLVDDDNVAEKAEPQYSREPLHPNEIHQPGQPGYQQQPPPGYQQQPQQPPYVDPVQRTNDR from the coding sequence ATGAACGCCATCAAGCCATGGCACATCATCGTTGTCCTTGTCGTGCTCGTGCTGCTGTTCGGCGCGAAGCGCCTTCCGGACGCCGCCCGGTCGCTGGGGCGGTCGCTGCGGATCATCAAGGCCGAGACCAAGGGCCTGGTGGACGACGACAACGTCGCGGAGAAGGCCGAGCCGCAGTATTCGCGCGAGCCGCTGCACCCGAACGAGATCCACCAGCCGGGTCAGCCGGGCTATCAGCAGCAGCCTCCGCCGGGCTACCAGCAGCAGCCTCAGCAGCCGCCGTACGTCGACCCGGTGCAGCGCACCAACGACCGCTGA
- the tatC gene encoding twin-arginine translocase subunit TatC yields the protein MAISLRRRGPSKFEQAADGSMTLIEHVRELRNRLFWASLGIVAGLIVGFVVSMQVFDLLSVPYCNLESSWILNGKGERVCSFLTLGATDQLVLRLKIALWVGLIVGAPVWLYQLWAFIAPGLHRHERKWAYVFVAIAAPLFGGGALLAYFVIGHSLAFIMQSGVIGSTTQLEVTSYIGFVTNMILIFGVAFEFPLVLLMLNFTGVVSAKRLLSWWRIVVFLSFVFAAIATPDPGPFGMTLLAACMSLLYFISVGVATLNDRRKGRGKEMYAGLDDDETSPLEEEHTPVAVSDRIDGPAPVQSPAPVARPLPLDSRFDDMT from the coding sequence GTGGCCATCTCCCTGCGCCGCCGGGGGCCCAGCAAGTTCGAGCAGGCCGCCGACGGCTCGATGACCCTCATCGAGCACGTTCGGGAGCTGCGTAACCGTCTCTTCTGGGCGTCGCTCGGCATCGTCGCCGGGCTGATCGTCGGCTTCGTCGTGTCCATGCAGGTGTTCGACCTGCTGTCGGTGCCGTACTGCAACCTCGAGTCGTCCTGGATCCTCAACGGCAAGGGTGAGCGCGTCTGCAGCTTCCTCACCCTCGGCGCCACCGACCAGCTCGTGCTGCGACTGAAGATCGCGCTCTGGGTCGGCCTCATCGTCGGGGCGCCGGTCTGGCTCTACCAGTTGTGGGCGTTCATCGCCCCGGGCCTGCACCGCCACGAGCGCAAGTGGGCGTACGTCTTCGTCGCGATCGCCGCGCCGCTCTTCGGCGGCGGCGCCCTCCTGGCGTACTTCGTGATCGGCCACAGCCTGGCCTTCATCATGCAGTCCGGTGTGATCGGCAGCACCACCCAGCTCGAGGTCACCAGCTACATCGGCTTCGTGACCAACATGATCTTGATCTTCGGGGTGGCGTTCGAGTTCCCGCTGGTCCTGCTGATGCTCAACTTCACCGGCGTGGTCAGCGCCAAGCGCCTGCTGAGCTGGTGGCGGATCGTGGTCTTCCTGTCGTTCGTCTTCGCGGCGATCGCCACGCCCGACCCCGGGCCGTTCGGCATGACCCTGCTCGCTGCCTGCATGAGCCTGCTCTACTTCATCTCCGTCGGCGTCGCCACACTCAACGACCGGCGCAAGGGCCGGGGCAAGGAGATGTACGCCGGCCTGGACGACGACGAGACCTCCCCGCTGGAGGAGGAACACACGCCGGTCGCGGTGTCGGACCGCATCGACGGGCCCGCACCGGTGCAGTCGCCGGCGCCGGTCGCCCGACCGTTGCCGTTGGACAGCCGATTCGACGACATGACCTGA
- a CDS encoding diacylglycerol kinase family protein: MPAVKCSDDIAVLANPGAGRGRHRGLLPAVLDRLGAGGRTVRLLEADSAEDAEKACHRAVAEGIGALVAVGGDGTVHRALQAVAGTGVGFGVVPAGTGNDFATGTGVPQEPLLAAESIAAAHRDGRHQPVDLARIGTGQGDVRWFGAVLAAGFDAIVNERANRMRWPRGPRRYDLAIMLEAARLRPRRYTLELDGVDHSFAGVLVAVGNCPSYGGGLRICPDADPADGLLDVVVAAPLGRVALARLQPRVRRGTHVEDPLITSFRAREVRIDTPGIVGYADGERVAALPLVIGCRPGAVRLLR, from the coding sequence ATTCCGGCTGTGAAATGCAGTGACGACATCGCGGTGCTGGCCAATCCCGGAGCGGGACGCGGCCGGCACCGCGGTCTGCTTCCGGCGGTGCTCGACCGGCTCGGGGCCGGCGGTCGGACCGTTCGGCTCCTGGAGGCGGACAGCGCGGAGGACGCCGAGAAGGCCTGCCACCGCGCCGTGGCCGAGGGGATCGGTGCCCTCGTCGCGGTCGGCGGGGACGGCACCGTGCACCGGGCGCTGCAGGCCGTGGCGGGCACCGGGGTCGGCTTCGGCGTGGTCCCCGCCGGCACCGGCAACGACTTCGCGACCGGCACCGGCGTACCGCAGGAGCCGCTGCTCGCCGCCGAGTCGATCGCGGCGGCGCACCGCGACGGCCGGCACCAGCCGGTCGACCTGGCCCGGATCGGCACCGGGCAGGGCGACGTGCGGTGGTTCGGCGCCGTGCTCGCCGCCGGCTTCGACGCGATCGTCAACGAGCGCGCCAACCGGATGCGGTGGCCCCGCGGGCCGCGCCGCTACGACCTGGCGATCATGCTCGAGGCCGCCCGGCTGCGCCCGCGCCGCTACACCCTGGAGCTCGACGGCGTCGACCACAGCTTCGCCGGCGTGCTGGTCGCGGTCGGCAATTGCCCCAGCTACGGCGGGGGCTTGCGGATCTGTCCGGACGCCGACCCCGCCGACGGGCTGCTGGACGTCGTCGTCGCGGCGCCGCTCGGGCGGGTCGCGCTCGCGCGGCTGCAGCCCCGCGTGCGGCGGGGCACCCACGTCGAGGACCCGCTGATCACCAGCTTCCGGGCCCGCGAGGTGCGCATCGACACGCCCGGGATCGTCGGGTACGCCGACGGCGAGCGGGTCGCCGCGCTGCCGCTCGTGATCGGCTGCCGGCCGGGTGCCGTACGGTTGCTGCGGTGA
- a CDS encoding HAD family hydrolase — MHGVPDAAESTAFPSRRQVDAVLFDFHGTLAQVEEPVAWVIAAAAACGTELDRGRATILADRLVTAGRAGGPLPHRVPIHLAEHWADRDLYEHSHRAAYTGLAETVSCDVEGLADALYERLLGPEGWLPYADTLPTLRTLHEAGVKVAVVSNIGFDIRPHLAAWGMDGLVDAFALSFEVGRTKPDPAIFLRACGMLGVDPERTLMVGDSPADAGAVKAGCAALVLPAAEPGRSNGLGATLALAGCEK; from the coding sequence GTGCACGGCGTGCCGGATGCCGCCGAATCGACCGCCTTCCCGTCGCGCCGTCAGGTCGACGCCGTGCTCTTCGACTTCCACGGCACGCTCGCCCAGGTCGAGGAGCCGGTCGCGTGGGTGATCGCGGCCGCCGCGGCCTGCGGCACGGAGCTGGACCGCGGCCGGGCCACGATCCTGGCCGACCGGCTGGTCACCGCCGGGCGCGCCGGCGGCCCACTGCCGCACCGGGTGCCCATCCACCTCGCCGAGCACTGGGCCGACCGCGACCTGTACGAGCACAGCCACCGCGCCGCGTACACGGGCCTGGCGGAGACGGTGAGCTGCGACGTCGAGGGCCTCGCCGACGCCCTCTACGAGCGGCTGCTGGGCCCGGAGGGCTGGCTGCCGTACGCGGACACCCTGCCGACCCTGCGCACGCTGCACGAGGCGGGGGTCAAGGTGGCGGTGGTGAGCAACATCGGCTTCGACATCCGCCCGCACCTCGCCGCCTGGGGCATGGACGGGCTGGTGGACGCGTTCGCACTGTCGTTCGAGGTGGGCCGCACGAAGCCCGACCCGGCGATCTTCCTGCGCGCGTGCGGCATGCTGGGCGTCGACCCCGAGCGCACGCTGATGGTCGGCGACAGCCCGGCGGACGCGGGCGCGGTGAAGGCCGGCTGCGCGGCCCTGGTGCTTCCGGCGGCCGAGCCGGGGCGCTCAAACGGCCTGGGTGCGACGCTGGCCCTCGCCGGCTGCGAGAAGTGA